A window of Salvia splendens isolate huo1 chromosome 8, SspV2, whole genome shotgun sequence genomic DNA:
GTGTGTGCGGGATATAGTTTTTGGACCTATTGCTATTGGGCTTAACATTAATTCCTATTGGGCTCGGTCATATGAATTAACAGGTGTGGCCCAGATGTATGGTGTTGGCCCAAGTCCGGATCGATCCATTACTTACCCGGGGTGAGCCGATGGCCGCCTCGTAGCACTCCACGAGGATCTTGAATGAGAGTCGTCCTATTGAGGCTGTGTTTGTTCTGTGAGGGTTAAGTGAACCGTCTGTCTCAGTCTCTTATTCCAATCAttcactctctttctctctctatgtgATTAGGGATTGGTGCTACTCCGTCTCTCTAGATCCTTCTCTCTTTTCTGAAATCGATTCTGATCTTCTTCTCCGATCgatctttctcttctttttgtgAGATTTTCACTGAGATTCTCTAACAGAGGCAACTCCTGTGTTGTCTAGCAAAGTTCGACGCTTGGTTGATCGGTTGTGTTCTACAAACTAAGTCGGAGGAGAAATCTTCGGTCATTTCAATGTGTTTTGAGAGATTCTTGTGGTCTTGAGCGTTCAGGCTGTGTTTTTGAGAGTGCGATGCGATCTCGTGTGTGAGTTGGTAGCTGCGACGTAGTAATCGGTGAAACCCTAGGGTTTCTGGTCTGACTGCCTTGCGCACCTTGTGACTTTTGGTTGAGATTGATGAGGTTCTTAGCCGGGCGTAGTTGCTATTGCGACCTAAGCCACATATCCTTCAAACCTTGTTTTCTTTAATATCTACCGTGTTTTTTCATATCCTCTAAGGATCTTGTCTTTGATTACTAATTATCTTACTTGAGTTGTGCAGGTGATACTTCATTGATTGATTGGAGTCTGAATCGATCATTTTGACTAGtgttggtgttcttatttgtatCTTGCTTGTACTCATCAAGGATTCGTGTAATTGGTTTGTTAGATTGGGAGATTGGCCATCTCTCATCAATAATACAAAATAGGTCTTGATAATTAGTTAGTGAATCTACAGTGTGTCGATTTTATGTTTATCTTGGAAGAATGTATAAACGTGGAGTTAATATTTAGAGGGGGTTTAGTTTTATATATGTGGTAGATAAGATtgttatgaaaaaatatgattaatttattttgaatatgaTTAGAAAATTTGGAATTCTTATTTATAATCATGCAAAATTAATGcataaattatgaaaaattagtattccctctgtcccataaaaatatgtgctttccatttttggaaagctATCCCACTTTATTATCCGTATACATCAAcatatttacaacttataccaccattaaaaactactaataatatgggtCCTACTATCCcctaacactactttaattattattctactcctctatcttactttactaattttgcctTAATATCCGTGTCATATcaattgcccatatttttatgagacggatggagtacatgTAAATTTCAAAtgttaaatttgaatttggaaaatactaataaattttgGTCAATTATGCTTTTAAGAGTTCAAGGATAAAATAGGAAAGAAAAAGTTAAGAATGACCTGAAATGTGATTAGTAATTTTCCAGAGACATGTGGTGATATTTTTTCGAATTCAATGACCTAAAATGTGCAACGCCATTTTCTAATGATTTAATTTGAAGTTTACTCAATAAATGAAAACAGTTAACATAAGTAAATTACAACTCCcgtgataaagaaaaaagtacaAACTAAAATGAGATCACATTCTCCATTCTCAAGTTTCTTTTGAGTGAGAGAAAACTTGAAGTGAAGAGAATGGAGTTGATATAGTAACAATCATCATCCACTTTACCAAACAAACCAATTGTTTTCAAAGCACTCCTCTTTTTGGAGTAGTATAGAAAAATCTTCTCATCCCATAACATCAACAAGTCACAATTTCTGTAAATTTTGATAGGTTGAAGACGTTTGTGATTGTAATATCGATTCTCATAAACACCTCGAAGGTAGGCATCATTACGATAAGGTCCTTTTTGCATGATGCGAAAATGTACCTGGCACCAACATTTATCAACTTGTGCGTATTCCTTCAACAACCATACCACATAAACACCATCATGGTCGTGGTTGATCATCACAAAAGCACAGGTGACCCCCCAAAGTATACAACTTTCCCTCCCAAACATTCAAGTTTCTCTCAAAATTTTCGACGGGCGCAGAAAAAGTGCTAAAACATTTTGTCTCAATATTAAAACAACAAATATAAGGATGCTCCCTCCGATGATTTGAAACTAACCAATGGAGATTACCACTAACAAATGCACCATTGGAGTTGTAGCAACAATCAAACGAGGGTGAAGCGACTTCAACGCATCTCCACGAAGATCCCGCTTCAAGAGTGTATACATGACATCCGTCATACTTAGGGTTAAGATAGACAATCTTATGTTGTTCGCTTATTCTACTCACTCCAAATCCATAACAATCTCCCCAAGGATGAGTAAGACGCCCAATGAGCTCGACGAATTCACGAGTGGTCGGATTACATACATAAAGATGACTACGAAaaggatttttcaaaagaagcaaACCGTTGACAGGACCTTGTATTGTTGATGCTTGAGGGAAATTAAACTTGATAATTGGATCCTTCTTGTGCTTATGCTTGGGCTCATGCTCATGCTCTTCTTCCAATTTGAAAACATTGAACCAATTTGAATCTGTCCCCACAATGGAGACGGCTAGGGCGGGGGCGAATTTAGAAAGACTCGACTTGAGAAAAGTGTCGCTCTCGATCAGATTGAGCCATGGTTTGCAGACACATTTACAAGTGAAATATTTTTAAGAGAGAGTTGTCTCAGTAGGATATCAATAAAGATTTCTGATGGAAGATATCTCAACAGATCTTGCTTCATTTTTGGATAAATTTAGTATTTGAAGATCACTTTCTAACTTCTAACCtaaaatcacataaagaataTATAAATACGAAAGaataaactatatataaatCCTTGCACTACATAGTCATAgattacacaaaaaaaacatacgGTTTATTTCTCCATGATTTTTTCTAATAACACTAGATATAAATTTGTTTCTGTATATGAAATTTTACCGTGATGAATTCATCCGATGAGTCTTGCACACCacctctctctttcttctctccACCAAATTTCTACTCTTGTGTGGAGAAGATGCCATATTCATAGGATTTATGAGCTTAGCTAAGATTCCCATCAGGATTAGGAGAGAATCCCCCAATATAATTAAGTCATTTTATATTAATTCGTTTTATTGTAGAATTAATTAATGATCTCAAAATATTAGAGACCCTAATAAGTAATAACCAAAAACAACGTCTCAAATCAGAGATATTGTGACATCAAAAATTCTGACAGATAAGCTAATTAAAAAGTAGTAAAACATAATTCAAGTAACAATCAAGACTTTCTCTAAATCAAGATTAGAAATAAGATATTCAGGCGTCTAATTGTATCATAAAAATTGGATGCAAACCTATGgggtaattcttttttttattctaggccatatttaatattccataagcgtactggacttttttttaattcctgctttaggagagacgcatgaccctcatgcgtctcccgttaatgaaacgcatgacggatATGCATTTTTGAATAAGACGCATGAGTGACATGcgtcttttaaatttttttttaaagacgcaTGATCGTCATGCGTTGGCATAaaacaatgaaacaaataaaatccAGTCCTAATGACCCTCATACGCcctaatttatttatctttgttttgtcTCGTGTCATGCAAACTTTATCCGATGAGAGCAAGTGTTTCATCTCAATTCACATGTAGCAcctttaaattattattttaataataaaaataaaatttatgagTTTTTAAGTTACCAGTATTTTACTTGGTACGAAAAAGCGAGCACTTTTGCTTCTTCCCCAACCGCTTCTATTGGCAGTTTCCCGGCACATCCACTCAGCTGCCATCGAACCCTTACGCACTGAGTCAGCTCATTTTCCAACTCGCCCTCTTCATAGAGCTACTCGAATTCTCGCTTCGAATATGACCACCGACTCGACCGCCTCCGAACTCACTCATACGATCACCCTCACGGCTCAACTCGACCACACTGTCACCGTCGTAGCTGCCGCCGGTGTCTCCGACTCAGATTTCAGGCATATTTTTTTAGAGACTGGATTTCATTGTTTTATGcaaattagagacgcatgaccctcatgcgtctctcctcgtcgtctaaaaaataaaaaaaatagcaatGCATGAGTCTCTCCCTatgacgcatgacgcttatgcgtctttaaaaaaaatttgaaagacGCATGTCTCTCATGCGTCTTACTCAAAaacgcatctccgtcatgcgtttcattaacgggagacgcatgaggagtcatgcgtctctcctaaagcaggaacaaaaaaaagtccagtacacttATGGAATGTTAAATATGgcctagaaaaaaaaagaattacccCAAACGTATGGAAACAAACTTACCTACAAGAGTCGAAATTTGGGAGAGGGAGAAAGCGACGACTTAAATATATATAGATTGTAAAATAATGTTATTTCCCAtagatttttatattttcttttgtcttctatagttttatatgttttaaaatataataaaacatatagtaatttcttttaattttccCTTTGACCTCTATGTATGTATGACGAGCTTCATCTTGCATCAGATGATATATTACCttaattaagtaaaataaatCTTAAGTGATAAAAAATTTGGTTTGTTGATTCGATTATAGCCAATATTGTTAGCTGTCTAGACTCTAGTACTAATAACATACACAAAACAGTCACACTCTAGTTTCATGCGAATTTTCAACTTCGTTATAAATTGGATCCACTGTACGTATGCTATTAGTGAAACCATGTACTAACAAGTTTAACTAGCTTTACCTTCCTACATAATAAAACATCAAATTAAAACTACGACCATTTACACGGATTGACAAAAGTTCAATGCACAATGAaactttttttcaatttttttattatcaaaaaGTCTCAAACGACTAAAGTGGTGATCAGCAATGACAGTGTTACAGACTCAATTCctacatcggttgtgagaacaactgatgtagGGTGAATAGACTAAATGAGCGCTCTCTCCTAACATGCTAGcattttgggatgagttctcttgtttggtctgtatcaattggtgctttcattgagagctcaaacggctcggagtggtggtcgggcaacgaactcgccgtgaccaacgagtgcgtttagggccgctcggagtggtgacccacggagtggtggccggccAAAGAATCCGCcatgaccaacgagaactcggagtggtggcctggcaaagaaccagccgtgaccaacgagaaagTTGGccccttaaaggagggtcgaatgttacggactcaattcccacatcggttgtgagaacaactgatgtggggtgtatagactaaatgagctctctctcctaacaggctagtatTTTGAGATGCGTTCttctgtttggtctgtatcagaCAGTCCCAGAAAATATAAATTGTAAGGTCAAATACAATACATAAACAATAATAATTATGATATTaagataattattttaaaaacattaatattattaataatatctataataaatacaattttttttaaaaaaactaatttatCCCTACTAGAAAAATGGGCTATCCTTACATTATTTAAGCAACCTCAGATAGCTAAAACCCGAAAAAGCCATCATACATCAACACCTATGCAGTTGAATGTCCTAAGTTTGATTTCTTGAATCGTTTCAAAAAATGTGTGTGGTCAACAATATTCTGAAATATTTGACTTTTCTTGATAAAACTGTAAAAAAAGATGGAATTGTGTTAGTTTCATCAATGTTCCGAGATATTGAGCTTTTTTCAATAAAACTGCAACTAAAATGGAATTGTGTTAtttataattcattttaattacaAATCCATAGTAATTGTGTTATATGCTCTATGTCAATGATTTGACCACTAATATTAGTTGTATTAAAAAATGAAGacataaaaaaacatatacACTTTCCAGCACGTGGCAAGCACGGGTAGAGTGCCGTAATATGGTCGTGTGTCACCACGTGGACAAATTATATCCACTTGGTCGGTGAAAATGCACAGGGTCGCTTCATTTGTAGTGAAAAACTATCGATtggttaaaaaatgaaataggaaAGGTAAATTAAttcataacaaaattaattgttGCACAGTTTAAATAGACGAAAAGAAAATGCCCATATACtaatactattacaaaatagTGTTTTGTGTAGGCTGATTACAAAAAATACATAGACAGAgagaaaatgtcattttattgaTGGGTCGAGGAATTAAACTTGTAGGATAGATAATACAAATATTAAtgaatataatatttaataattatttttaaaaacatagtaatattataatttaaatagtttattttctaacttaaatatttatttttaaagtatGTTTTTAAATCATGTTATCAATTAtctagaaaaaataataaataaattaaaatcaaaataaaatgaaattatagtaaataaaatgaaaattataaagATAATTATCTTTAATTAACATGTAACTATCTTAGCTAAATAAGCCTTCCCATGAAATAGGAGTCAACTAAGTTGTCCCAAGTATTTAGATAATTTCATCAAAAAAGTTGTTGAATATAGATTTAGAACGTCTTTTCCCTTGAAAATATGACGTTTGAAATTATCTTTGCCCTCTACCTCTTAATTTCTTTCCATCTCTAATCTATTCATCCCTTTGATAATCTCTATCTTCCATTTCAGCAAGGGCCGAAGGATTATGGTGGGAATCCGGAACTTAATGGAGTCGAAGGTGGAGTTGCGCGGGCTCTCGGAGGtccatgaattaaattttttgGCATCACTCATCAGATCATGGATCTGTCACTGACCGCTTTCATTTAGTCCTTTTAGTCACtatgtttgttttgatttataCGTTAGTTTCTATTCCAATGCTTCAAAATATTATTGATATCATTAATTatacaaattaattaagaaattagatttatttattcatttttctctataattttaaACAATTGAATACAATAAGAAATCAAACTTTTGTTGTATTGGCTATAACAAAAGAATATTGTGAAATTTAAACTCTATGGGATTATATCACCACTTCTACACCAGACTATCCCAAGTGTGATTTTTCGAATAATTCATTGTTGTGTGAAGTTCAAAACATTCTTAAATATTGGACTTTATCAGACAAAACTGCAATAAAATGGAATTACGTTACATTTATAAACCGTTTAATATTTACAACCCAAAGTAATTGCGTTATTTTCTCTATGTTAAGTTGATTTGACAAGAgattaaggccatccacaacgctgtctctataccgtctcttaaaccgtctcttaactactatttgagcactatttgagggccccactgtccttttttcctccatctcttaactaagagacggaacctgcaacgctctgtctcttaaccgtctctataccgtctcttaattactattcattcaatttaatttataattttttttaaaacccaattcaatttaaacaaacacactttattaaaattaaaacaatattacaacttaacattaaaaaaaacgaagacataattaaaattctaaaaaaataaaaatgacataatttaatcttctccgccaaagttttcccaaatgtgctcaattagatcctcttggagttgggtgtgggcgctagagtcgcgtgtccttgcccgaatagccagccgttcttgtatagatggatgcgctccacttcgcggcggactacttgcggttgagcttccggggggattcggggtcgaaccaatttccggcgacggaaataggtatctccccaaatcgggttatcgcagaagtagtcgcgtactaaccgtgcggcggcttcctcccggttccgattgatgtacttccgggagcgtcgtgggggtggtgcggcttcctccgcctctcgtcgtcgatcttcttcgagtgattgttccattaattggcgcatttgctcaaaaggatccatttgtttgagttgattgaagatggaaattggagtgatagagaggatttgagaggaatagatgtgtgtttgtgtttgaaatgagtatggaatagaattatttatagagtaaaaaaattaaaaatttaaaaaatgaaaataaatatttaacggtaatattaccgtttgaaaaaaaaaaaatttttttttattaaaaatcgatttttttttaaacaaaatgaattattgcgtcatcagtgacgacgcccactcgcgggtcagcgagtgggcgtcacgcacgcatggggacgtgccacgtgtccctggcgcgtggcgagacatctcgtctcgtgtctcgccgagacgagctacgcgacgagacggtcgcgagctggagacgagatgggcgctgcaatgcgtctcgcgggggtctcgtctctccgagacgagacgcgagcccggcgcgagacgcgttgtggatggtctaaaaaACATTGCCAACAAGGCATGGAGAGGGACGTGTGTTTCAGTCAATATTATTCAATCTTATGCTTCTCACACACACGTGGCAATCACCGGCAACATGTTCCTGGGGCGCCACGTGGAAAAATTCAAACCCACAATTGGCCGGTGAAAAATATGCACAAGGCGGGTTATATATAGTGTGAATTCGTAACGAATTAACTGTCATTCTAGTGTTGTTAGACAAAAGCATTACGGTGTATTACTAtgatttttactataaatagtaaatttcactaactcattttttaattgatatttcattatttaattaatacatACATACACTTTAAACCATTTTCGTCCatctttttaaaaaatcttAATTTGCTGATCCCAGATGAGACAATTATTAGCGAGAGAGAAGATTATAGTTGAACAATTTTAGTCTCTAAAAACAtccatatattcatatatatgcAAGAAATAATCATAAGATCCTGAGTTTTATTTCGTTTCCATGAAAAAAATTTGTGTATATATTAATACATTATACTATATGATTATATCCTATAATTAAAATCTCAGAAATTCCAAAGCCCATGATAATAACTCCCCTCTTCATCCTCACAAACCCTAGCTCCATAATGTGGATCCACATGCATTTCACCGGGCTCCACAAAAGGCCCGAAGCCCGAATCACAGCCCTCATTCGGCTCACAGTTCATGTCCAGCATCTTCCAAAACGACCCATCAACCAAGTCCACCAGCCCGGCCCGGTCCACGTCGTCCGAGTCCCGGGCCTCGACTCCCGCGGCCGCCTGTCCGCGGTAGCTATTCCCGTAGTCTTGGGCAGCCGCCTGGATCTCGTGCGGGGCAAGGGCCCGCCCTCCCGGGATGTCAGGCGGCGGTTCATCCGGGAAGTTGAAGTTGGCGGAGGGGCCGCGGAGGCAGAAGAGGGCGGCGTCGAAGGCCCGCGCCGCCTTCTCGGCCGTGTCGTATGAGCCGAGCCATATCCGCTCCCGGCTGTTGGGGAGGCGTATCTCGGAGACGTACTTCCCCCACTTCCGTTTCCGCACGCCTCGGTACttggccgccgccgccgcgtcGGACATCTTAAATAATTCTCCGCCGCAGGTGTGTTATGTTATTTGAGTTACTACTTACACATTCACTCGCACCGGTGATGAAAGCGTCTTACCAATTCAGCTGCGTCTcgtatatttatatatagttaGTAGCAAGTCCCAAAAATATTGGAAATTGCATGAAGTAGAGCGTATGTGATTGTTAATTTGTGTGGGTGCATGCATGTATACTTATATATATAGTCAtatagagatagagagagaggggggcACAGACCACATGATGTGGAAACCAAACATGGGATAACAAAACATATGTCAAAATCGAAATGTGGGAGCGCGTTGACTAGGCGTTTCGATGAAACTAATGAAATGATTGAGAAGCACAAAAATGAATATACACGTGTGAAATTAATATTTCTAATTTTGGGGAAATTATAGTTATTTTGTACACTATAACGTTTTCTGTCTCGA
This region includes:
- the LOC121744590 gene encoding ethylene-responsive transcription factor ERF017-like, producing MSDAAAAAKYRGVRKRKWGKYVSEIRLPNSRERIWLGSYDTAEKAARAFDAALFCLRGPSANFNFPDEPPPDIPGGRALAPHEIQAAAQDYGNSYRGQAAAGVEARDSDDVDRAGLVDLVDGSFWKMLDMNCEPNEGCDSGFGPFVEPGEMHVDPHYGARVCEDEEGSYYHGLWNF